One stretch of Cygnus olor isolate bCygOlo1 chromosome 1, bCygOlo1.pri.v2, whole genome shotgun sequence DNA includes these proteins:
- the CNMD gene encoding leukocyte cell-derived chemotaxin 1, which translates to MAEGSEKVPIARAGPEDVEQCLPPAYTAAVPPPGPGRLLKAGAAVLIAGALLLLAGAIGAFYFWKATERQVYNVHYTMSINGKVQDGSMEIDAGNNLETFKTGSGSEEAVEVHDFQIGITGIRFAEGEKCYIKAQPKAHVPEVDAMTKASLSSDLEDEIMPVRFDENSLIWVAADEPIKHNGFLSPKILELCGDLPIFWLRPTYPKDKQRERREMKRNKRQSEPTFNTEDLEAATEEVNTRPPTTQLTRELNQQSNETRPVGQETDVGQESDQTLNPDNPYNQLEGEGMAFDPMLDHLGVCCIECRRSYTQCQRICEPLLGYYPWPYNYQGCRTACRIIMPCSWWVARIMGVV; encoded by the exons ATGGCAGAGGGGTCGGAGAAGGTGCCCATCGCCCGAGCGGGGCCCGAGGACGTGGAGCAGTGCCTGCCGCCC GCGTACACGGCAGCAGTGCCCCCTCCAGGGCCAGGGCGGCTGCTGAAGGCAGGGGCTGCGGTGCTCATCGCTGGggccctcctgctcctggccgGGGCCATCGGCGCCTTCTACTTCTGGAAAGCCACCGAGCGGCAG GTGTACAATGTTCACTATACCATGAGCATTAATGGAAAAGTACAAGATGGATCAATGGAAATAGATGCTGGAAACAActtggagacattcaaaacagGAAGCGGGAGTGAGGAGGCTGTTGAAGTCCATGATTTTCAGATT GGCATAACCGGCATCCGCTTCGCTGAAGGAGAGAAGTGTTACATCAAAGCCCAGCCGAAAGCTCACGTCCCTGAGGTGGATGCTATGACCAAGGCGAGCCTCTCCTCTGACCTG GAAGATGAAATCATGCCTGTTAGATTTGACGAAAACTCCCTTATCTGGGTGGCTGCAGATGAACCTATCAAGCATAACGGCTTCCTAAGCCCCAAGATTTTAGAGCTGTGTGGGGATCTTCCAATTTTCTGGCTTCGACCTACATATCCCAAAG ataagcaacgggaaaggagagaaatgaagagaaacaaacgCCAGTCAGAACCAACCTTTAATACAGAAGACTTGGAAGCTGCTACTGAAGAGGTCAACACCAGGCCACCCACCACCCAGCTGACTCGAGAGCTCAATCAGCAGTCTAATGAAACCAGGCCAGTTGGACAAGAAACCGATGTCGGACAAGAGAGCGACCAAACGCTTAATCCAGACAACCCGTACAAT caaCTGGAAGGTGAAGGGATGGCTTTTGACCCCATGCTGGATCACCTCGGCGTGTGCTGCATCGAATGCAGACGGAGTTACACGCAGTGCCAGAGGATCTGCGAGCCTCTCCTGGGCTACTACCCGTGGCCCTACAACTACCAAGGCTGTCGTACCGCCTGCCGAATCATCAtgccctgcagctggtgggTCGCTCGCATCATGGGTGTTGTGTGA